DNA from Actinoplanes sp. SE50/110:
CGGGCACGGCGGCCGGGTCCGGTGCGGCCGGGCGCCAGCGCACGAGGACCAGGGCGAAGACCGCGTACGACAGGGTGTTGAGCCCGAAGACGACCGCGGTGCCGGTCTGCGCGATCAGCACGCCGGCGACCGCGGGTCCGACGGCGCGGGCCAGGTTCATGCTGATCGCGCCGAGCGCGGAGGCCGAGGCGAGCTGGCTGCGCGGCACCATCTCGGGGATGACCGCCTGCCAGGCGGGCGCGGTCATGGCCTGACCGGCGCCGAGCGCGAAGGTCAGGGTGAGCAGCAGGCTGGGCGGCATCCGGCCGGCCTGGGTGAGCACGGTGAGCAGCACGCCGACGGCGGCCAGGAAGATCTGCACGAAGATCAGCAGCCGGCGCCGGTCGAAGGTGTCGGCGAGCGCCCCGGACGGCAGGGCGAGCAGCACGATCGGCAGGGTGCTGGCGGTCTGCACGACGGCGACCAGCGTGTCGGAGCCGGAGTGTTCGACGAGCAGCCACTGGGCGCCGACGGTCTGCATCCAGGTGCCGATGTTGCTGGCCAGCAGCGCGAGCCAGAGCGCGCGGAAGGCGGCGATCCGCAGCGGCGCCCAGGCGGCGGGTCCTTCGGTGGTCACCGACCCCGACTACCCGCCACCCGGGTGACTGAACCGGATTATCGGCGCAGCGCCCGCCGCGCCAGGAAGTTCCCGAGGAACTGCCCGGCCTGCACGATCACGATGATCGTCGCGACCGTGATGTAGACGACCGGCCAGTTGTACCGCTGCGACCCGTAGGTGACCGCGAAGTCACCGAGCCCGCCGCCGCCGAACAGTCCCGCCTGGGCGGACATGTCGACCACCCCGACGAAGATGAACGTGTAGCCGAGGATGACCGGCCCGAGCGCTTCGGGCACGACCACGGTCAGCAGGATGCTGATCGGCCGGGCGCCGGCCGCCCGGGCCGCCTCGATCACGCCGGGTTCCACGGCGAGCAGGTTCTGTTCGATGATCCGGCTGACCGCGAACGCCGCCGCCAGCGACAGCGCGAAGGTCACCGCGTCGGTGCCGATCGTCGTGCCGATCGTGGCGAGCATCAGCGGCTGGATCGCGGTCAGAAAGATCACGAACGGAATCGGTCGTACGATGTTGACCAGGATGTTCACGATCAGGAAGACCGCCCGGTTGGCGAGCAGGCTCCCGGGCCTGGTGGCGTACAGGATCAGTCCGAGCGCCAGGCCGAGCAGCCCACCCGCGACCACCGAGATGCTCACGATGTAGAAGGTCTGCCCGATCGCCTCCCGGAAGACCGGCAGGTTGGTGAGGAATTCGTCCACGTCAGTGCTCCTCCACCGAGACGCCGGCGGCGCGCAGGTCGGCCAGCGCCCCGTCGATCCCGTCGGCGGACCCGGTCAGCTCGAAGGTGAGGCTGCCCACCGCCCGTTCCTGCAGCTCGCTGATGCCGCCGAAGATCAGCTCCGCGGCGACCTGACGGTCGAGGAAGACGCGGGACAGGGCGGTCCGGTCACGGACCGCCACGGTCACGATCCGGCCCCGGTGGGTACGCCGCAATCGCTCCAGCGTCCGCTCCGAAGGACGGTCCCGCAGCGCGTCGTGCACGAAGTCGGCCGCCGTCGTGCTGGCGGGTTCGGCGAACACGTCGTACACCGGCCCGCTTTCGGCGATCCGGCCGGCGTCCATCACCGCGACCCGGTCGGCCACCGCGCGGATCACGTCCATCTCGTGGGTGATCAGCACGATGGTCACGCCGAGCTCCTTGTTGACCCGCCGGAGCAGGTCGAGGACCTCGGCCGTGGTCTTCGGGTCCAGCGCGCTGGTCGCCTCGTCGGCGAGCAGCAGTGCCGGGTCGGTAGCCAGCGCCCGGGCGATCCCCACCCGCTGCTTCTGCCCGCCGGACAGCTGCTCCGGGTGGTCGTG
Protein-coding regions in this window:
- a CDS encoding methionine ABC transporter permease, producing the protein MDEFLTNLPVFREAIGQTFYIVSISVVAGGLLGLALGLILYATRPGSLLANRAVFLIVNILVNIVRPIPFVIFLTAIQPLMLATIGTTIGTDAVTFALSLAAAFAVSRIIEQNLLAVEPGVIEAARAAGARPISILLTVVVPEALGPVILGYTFIFVGVVDMSAQAGLFGGGGLGDFAVTYGSQRYNWPVVYITVATIIVIVQAGQFLGNFLARRALRR
- a CDS encoding methionine ABC transporter ATP-binding protein, yielding MTKTFTRGRRGPRVAALDDVSLEVAKGEVFGVIGHSGAGKSTLIRLINGLETPTSGQVWVGDHDIAALSEKDRRGVRREIGMIFQQFNLFRSRTVAGNVAYPLKVAGVEKAERDRRVARLLDFVGLLDRAHDHPEQLSGGQKQRVGIARALATDPALLLADEATSALDPKTTAEVLDLLRRVNKELGVTIVLITHEMDVIRAVADRVAVMDAGRIAESGPVYDVFAEPASTTAADFVHDALRDRPSERTLERLRRTHRGRIVTVAVRDRTALSRVFLDRQVAAELIFGGISELQERAVGSLTFELTGSADGIDGALADLRAAGVSVEEH